The sequence AATAGGTGGAAGGAGGCATGAGAAGACGACGGAGGAAGTCAGAATCAATCCAACGTAGATTGTATGACCACTCGAATATGCCTACATATAAGTGCAAATACTTTTTGTGAATACCTCGAAACGGACGCAGGAAATTGCGCAACCCAACCCAAATTCCCTCCATAGTATTGCAATGCACTTCGCAAAAGCCATCCCCATCCGCATCTCGGGCATATTCCCCTAGCGAGTGACATACAGTTTGATGCCCACGACCTGAAGCAGGTACGCGGTTATAGGCATCGGATTCATCGGTATAGACAGTCGCGGTAGGTAAAGTGGTTGCCTCCACCTGCGGTTGGATGGTTACTTGTTGGGTATTGTCACAAACCTTCAGACGGATCTGACCACTGCTGCGTCCAACGGTGCCGACAACGGGTGGACGGTCATTTGCCATCGTGCCCTTGCCTTTGCGTTGATTGCCTCGTCGTCGCGGTGGGTCGGTAATCGGGTCGTGTTTGGCTCCTTTTCCCCCGCATTCTGAAACATCTCGTCCATCTCTGACTCTTGATCGGGAATGGCTGTGTTAATCAAATGTGCAAATCCTCGGCCTTGGATGCGATGCCGCCAGGCCAATACCGTCCCATAGTCAAGTCCTAACTCCTCTGCTATGTGTTGTGTTGTTTGCCCTTGTAAGAATCCCCGCAACAGCAGCACAATCGTGCCACAGTTGTAATGGCTACCGCACAGGTCTGTGCCTGTAAATATATGGAACACTTTGCCGCATTCCCGACACTTGTATTTCACAATGGGGGTGCGTTTGCGGTCGTGTGGTGCTTGTCTGTCCGGTAGAGCGTGCCCGTTTGGACAATGCAAACCCCCAGGATGTAGGATCTTTAGTAACCAGTCGTAGCAGGCTTGCTCGTCTAACAACTCTGTCAGGGGAAACTTTATCATGGCTAGTTTGACAATTCATGCAATCGGCCCACTCTTATTTTGCCATTTCACCTGCTTCCCCAGATGAGCGCTACCTTTATATTCCAAGTCCATGCTACGGGAAATTGCGAAACTAAACAGAGTAGTTCCAATGCCTTTATAGCTTGGCGGATCTTGGATGGAGGGTCGATTCCAAGGAGCCGTGGACAGGTAATCAAGATAGACCAAGCTTTTTCCAGATTCTAGACGGGAACGATGGCAGTCAAGTTCTAGGATCATTAATCCCTGGGTGATTTGCTCGCATTCAAGTGCATACTTCTCATAATTAGGTGTTGCTGTTAGCAAGTCCTTTTTAAGCCAATCCCAATGACTATCTTCTTCTTGAGATGATTTTAGTCTGGGCTTCCAAAAGGTTTCAAAGTCAGCAATGTGCTTCTGTGACAGATCTAATAGCACTGCATCAACAATCTGATTATCGCTTACACGAAAAAGTTTTACATTTTCTTGCAACTGTGCCTCCATCTATAAATGTAAAAAACTATAAGAGTAGAACCTCTGACTTCTCCTTGTCTAAAGACTCAAAGTATAACTTTTCACCTTTGTTAAGGCGCTGTTCCATCATTCCCATCAACCTTATAGCTTGGCGAATTACAGCAGACCTACTCATTTCTTTCTTTTCACTCAACTCTGTTAGCAGATCTAACTCTGCTTGAGATAGGTTTAGTGAAATTAAAGTTTTCCCGCTCAATTAAAAATTACCTTTAAAAGCCAACAGACTAACATTATATATTTTATATATATTTTATATATTGTCAATAGCTAAAAGAGTGTTTCAACA comes from Pseudanabaena sp. PCC 6802 and encodes:
- a CDS encoding ribbon-helix-helix protein, CopG family, whose protein sequence is MSGKTLISLNLSQAELDLLTELSEKKEMSRSAVIRQAIRLMGMMEQRLNKGEKLYFESLDKEKSEVLLL
- a CDS encoding transposase, with protein sequence MANDRPPVVGTVGRSSGQIRLKVCDNTQQVTIQPQVEATTLPTATVYTDESDAYNRVPASGRGHQTVCHSLGEYARDADGDGFCEVHCNTMEGIWVGLRNFLRPFRGIHKKYLHLYVGIFEWSYNLRWIDSDFLRRLLMPPSTYLPR